Genomic DNA from Candidatus Zixiibacteriota bacterium:
TTTCCCGCAGGAACTTGACTTCAGAGACCAGCTTTCTCCTCTCCAACGCCTTCTCCAGAACAACCAACAACTCGTCATTCTTGAATGGCTTGGTCACATAATCGAACGCGCCAGCTCGCATCGCCTCAACAGCATTCTGTATCGATCCGTAAGCCGTCAACAGAATGACCTCGACCTCAGGGAAGTTGACCCTGATCTTTTGTAGCAGGTCCAGACCCGACATTTCTTCCATTCGCAGGTCGGTAATGACCGCGTCGAAGTTGTCACTGCCGAGAATCTCGATTGCCGCGCTGCCACTCGCTGCTTCGTTCACACTGTCACCATGGCGTTCCAGCAGGATAGCTAGCGCCTGGCGAACGGAACTGTCATCATCAACTACTAGTACTTTTCCCATGACACCTATCTATTTGGTTGAGATCTTCTTTTTCGAGCTAAGTGCAGGCAAAGTGATTGTCAGCACTGTTTCGGCATCAGATAGCTCGATCACAGTCTTCCCGCCGTGAGCACCCACAATCGTATGCACAGGAAGGAATTCCAGACCGGCACCACCATCCTTGGCGGTATTGAAGGGTAGCACAACCTTCCTTAGTATATCCGGCCCGGTTCCTTTGCCATCAAACTTGAATTCCAGAATCGCCAGGTTCCCTTTCTTCAGGCAACGCACACAGACCCTTTTACAGTTGTTCAACAATCTTGGCAAAACAGACAAAACGTGTCGAAATGCATGCTTAATTAACTCTGTATCTGCCTCTACCAATATTGACTCAGTATTATTCGGCAGTTCTATTTGGATATCACCATTAGCTCCCGTGGAGCAATCCCCCGCCACCTCAGCAACCAATTCCATCAGGTTCGACGGATCCTTCGCCAGCGCGGGATACCGATTCATCTTCACGAAATCCGTCAGCATGGAGTCGATTCGATCGGCGTTCAGCTCGATGATCCTCAGCAATTCGTCATTCTCGAAGACCTGATCAGCTTCTGCGTCGGACGTGACAAGCCCAACAGACGTCGTTATGGCGCTAAGAGGGCTTCTCATTTCATGAGCAAGTTCACGAGCGACTATTTCCAAACCGAGTTCAATACCAGAATTCTCGATTGCTTCCTGAACTAACGGCGTCACATCGGAAGATGGGGCGCTTTCGGGAAGTGAATATGGCGATGTGCAGCTGATATCTCTTAGAATCGTATTCCAGACATGCTCGGAACTCGATTTTGCTGCAAGGTTGATCCTCGCATCCCACGACAGTCCATCATTCGATATACCACCGAGTTCGAGTTGCACCAAAGAGTACAAAGAGTCAATACAATCTGAACCGGAGTGTATCACAGTGGCCGAATCGCCCACACCGAAATCAACACCATGCAGAGATTTGCCCTGCGTACCACTTTCGTCACCGGTGACGACACTGCATTCGAGAAGCTTGCAACGAGGTGCGCCCGAAAAGAGCTCTCTAAGCGAACGGTCAATCTCATCCGATCTTAACTCAGAGCAAAACCACCTCAGTGTCTCAAGTACATTTGATCGGAAATTGCGGCTCATCTCCGAGTTGACTCGTGTGTCAGTGGTATCCAGATTCTGCAAGATTTCTCTCATCCAACCCTTTCCCGAAGTTGCATAGCATTTGTTCAACTATGGAACCATTGTATGTATCGGAAACATACCCAGATGATTTAGCATATTAAGGCGGGAATCTGCGATAAGCTTATGGCAAAAGAAAAGCCGGCTGAGAGCCGGCTTTATACAGTCTATTTTCCGGTGAATTTTGGAGGTCGTTTCTCGAGGAAAGCCGTTGTACCCTCATTCTTGTCTTCGGTAGCGAATATCGATGTAAACTCGGAGATTTCGAGAGCACAGCCTGCAGGCAGCGAGCCCTCAAGCCCCTGACGCACACATCTCTTGGCTGCAGC
This window encodes:
- a CDS encoding HAMP domain-containing histidine kinase gives rise to the protein MREILQNLDTTDTRVNSEMSRNFRSNVLETLRWFCSELRSDEIDRSLRELFSGAPRCKLLECSVVTGDESGTQGKSLHGVDFGVGDSATVIHSGSDCIDSLYSLVQLELGGISNDGLSWDARINLAAKSSSEHVWNTILRDISCTSPYSLPESAPSSDVTPLVQEAIENSGIELGLEIVARELAHEMRSPLSAITTSVGLVTSDAEADQVFENDELLRIIELNADRIDSMLTDFVKMNRYPALAKDPSNLMELVAEVAGDCSTGANGDIQIELPNNTESILVEADTELIKHAFRHVLSVLPRLLNNCKRVCVRCLKKGNLAILEFKFDGKGTGPDILRKVVLPFNTAKDGGAGLEFLPVHTIVGAHGGKTVIELSDAETVLTITLPALSSKKKISTK